One segment of Acidianus sp. HS-5 DNA contains the following:
- a CDS encoding PaREP1 family protein encodes MKYLKEADELLEKGDIVQASEKYYKAAEEAIKTLSKTLNLTQIISEVNKKGRWKSEILFKAARLINEKYPGTLKMWKSAWKLHEDGFHECGLDLVTAKALGHIVKNTILLLIS; translated from the coding sequence ATGAAGTACTTGAAAGAAGCTGATGAACTACTAGAAAAAGGCGACATAGTACAAGCATCAGAAAAATATTATAAAGCCGCAGAAGAAGCAATAAAAACACTTTCCAAGACGTTAAACTTAACACAAATTATTTCAGAAGTTAATAAAAAAGGTAGATGGAAATCTGAAATATTATTTAAAGCTGCAAGATTAATTAACGAAAAATATCCAGGGACGCTTAAAATGTGGAAATCTGCTTGGAAGCTCCATGAAGATGGGTTTCATGAGTGTGGACTGGATTTAGTAACAGCAAAGGCTTTGGGACATATTGTTAAAAATACAATTTTATTACTTATTAGCTAG
- a CDS encoding PaREP1 family protein: protein MKEADELLEKGDIVQASEKYYKAAEEAIKTLSIYLKINPENWNLASINRVALEISKILGDDILDYWNSATALYTANLDEDTLKILIKDVKKLVEIANAKYNEVLERS, encoded by the coding sequence TTGAAAGAAGCTGATGAACTACTAGAAAAAGGCGACATAGTACAAGCATCAGAAAAATATTATAAAGCCGCAGAAGAAGCAATAAAAACACTTTCAATATATCTTAAAATAAATCCAGAGAATTGGAATCTAGCTTCAATTAATAGAGTAGCTTTAGAAATATCAAAGATTTTAGGTGATGATATTCTAGATTATTGGAATAGTGCTACAGCTCTTTATACAGCTAATCTCGATGAAGATACACTAAAAATTTTAATAAAAGATGTAAAAAAGCTAGTTGAAATTGCAAACGCAAAATATAATGAAGTACTTGAAAGAAGCTGA
- a CDS encoding PaREP1 family protein, with amino-acid sequence MKKVLKSSANTYLKEADELLEKGDIVQASEKYYKAAEEAIKTLSIYLKINPENWNLASINRVALEISKILGDDILDYWNSATALYTANLDEDTLKILIKDVKKLVEIANAKYNEVLERS; translated from the coding sequence GTGAAAAAGGTTCTCAAAAGTTCTGCTAACACGTACTTGAAAGAAGCTGATGAACTACTAGAAAAAGGCGACATAGTACAAGCATCAGAAAAATATTATAAAGCCGCAGAAGAAGCAATAAAAACACTTTCAATATATCTTAAAATAAATCCAGAGAATTGGAATCTAGCTTCAATTAATAGAGTAGCTTTAGAAATATCAAAGATTTTAGGTGATGATATTCTAGATTATTGGAATAGTGCTACAGCTCTTTATACAGCTAATCTCGATGAAGATACACTAAAAATTTTAATAAAAGATGTAAAAAAGCTAGTTGAAATTGCAAACGCAAAATATAATGAAGTACTTGAAAGAAGCTGA
- a CDS encoding FAD/NAD(P)-binding oxidoreductase encodes MKKVVIVGGGIAGMGIANTLAEKLKGKAEVTVINKEDFYFAGPSRPLILTGEQDYHRIIRGYENVGSKGINLVVGNVYKVDPDNRKVYVSESTFGEKEALDYDYLVLAPGIVFDGSKITGYEKYWWKNATVYDPGRVNVLKERLWTENEGTVVIYAPKAPYRCAPAPTETTLLSHTILTHRGVRQKFNIIHIDANDKTQPPFAMDIVKQTYEKAGIQLVTGQEITEIGENYVVTSSGEKYNFTILAMLEPNRGPRFIDEAGLGKGYVDVRSPQDLRHPKYDDVLSAGDAAKLPFPKNQEIAFESAMFAANKILEMEGVSEKVPVQYAFVGWAYMGNLEGKLETLSMQFQMDLTTQPPKPTKDPQLKRDYTIQKDRWEQAYLEKLFGYKAV; translated from the coding sequence ATGAAAAAGGTTGTAATAGTCGGCGGCGGAATAGCTGGAATGGGAATTGCAAATACTTTAGCTGAGAAACTTAAAGGAAAAGCTGAAGTTACTGTAATAAACAAGGAGGACTTTTATTTTGCAGGACCTAGCAGACCTCTGATTTTAACTGGAGAGCAGGACTATCATAGAATAATCAGGGGTTATGAAAACGTAGGAAGTAAAGGAATAAACCTAGTTGTAGGTAATGTATACAAAGTGGATCCTGACAATAGAAAAGTTTACGTAAGCGAGTCAACTTTTGGAGAGAAAGAAGCTTTAGATTATGACTACTTAGTTTTAGCTCCGGGAATAGTGTTTGACGGATCTAAAATAACTGGATATGAGAAATACTGGTGGAAGAATGCTACAGTTTACGATCCTGGTAGGGTTAACGTATTGAAAGAAAGGTTATGGACTGAAAATGAAGGAACTGTAGTAATCTATGCTCCTAAAGCACCTTATAGATGTGCTCCAGCACCAACTGAGACTACGTTACTTTCTCATACAATATTAACTCATAGAGGAGTCAGGCAAAAGTTCAATATAATCCACATAGACGCTAACGATAAGACCCAACCGCCGTTTGCAATGGATATCGTAAAGCAGACATATGAAAAGGCTGGAATTCAGCTAGTCACTGGTCAAGAGATTACAGAAATAGGAGAGAACTACGTAGTTACAAGCTCAGGAGAAAAATACAATTTTACTATCTTAGCGATGTTAGAGCCTAATAGAGGACCCAGATTCATTGATGAGGCAGGATTAGGTAAAGGTTACGTGGATGTTAGATCCCCACAAGATTTGAGGCATCCAAAGTACGATGATGTGTTATCTGCAGGAGACGCAGCAAAGCTACCTTTCCCAAAGAATCAGGAAATCGCATTCGAGAGCGCAATGTTTGCTGCTAATAAAATCCTTGAAATGGAGGGAGTAAGCGAGAAAGTTCCTGTCCAGTACGCGTTTGTAGGCTGGGCATATATGGGTAACCTTGAAGGTAAATTAGAGACGTTAAGTATGCAATTTCAGATGGATTTAACTACACAACCACCGAAGCCCACAAAGGACCCGCAGTTAAAGAGAGATTATACAATACAGAAGGATAGATGGGAACAAGCATACTTAGAAAAATTATTCGGATATAAAGCTGTTTAA
- a CDS encoding aminotransferase class III-fold pyridoxal phosphate-dependent enzyme, protein MVKIFGGMMHSHLKVFYEESFPVLKVTHKLPILKRGKGSKVWDIGNNEYIDFDMSNGNALLGYGNPELVNVITEGNIRQKEVIEKLKQRFSLKSVKIFSTEKQAKIYAVNLAKQLTGRRKILRFGQNDLIKKCDLGEEIIAEWNNLDCLEKIIKQNYKEISAVLFEPIATHMGIVIPEKEFIKELMEISKKYGIITIADEIKTGGKHFKGASEYLGIKPDIILYGRSLAGSIPIGIVGINHKEEDYVKVSPISIKALGITLDELNEESLYEMMRLNDILIKAYKDLVGDKASVVGWGISGTIYFRDEPPRKYSEFLEIDVKKWNKYFKGMLNEGIIPMSNYDSQWTISKAHTEEDIMNHLEKMKKITTTIIKNFF, encoded by the coding sequence TTGGTAAAAATATTCGGTGGAATGATGCACTCGCATCTGAAGGTTTTTTACGAAGAATCCTTCCCTGTTTTAAAAGTAACCCATAAGTTACCTATTCTAAAACGAGGGAAAGGAAGCAAAGTATGGGATATAGGAAATAACGAGTACATAGACTTTGACATGTCAAATGGAAACGCATTACTGGGCTATGGAAATCCTGAGCTAGTAAACGTAATAACGGAAGGAAATATTAGACAAAAGGAAGTTATTGAAAAGCTCAAACAAAGATTTTCCTTAAAATCAGTTAAAATATTTTCAACTGAAAAGCAGGCTAAAATTTATGCTGTTAACTTAGCTAAACAACTCACTGGAAGAAGGAAAATATTAAGGTTCGGTCAAAACGATTTAATAAAGAAATGCGACTTAGGAGAAGAAATAATTGCAGAATGGAATAATTTAGACTGTCTGGAAAAAATAATAAAACAAAATTATAAGGAAATTTCAGCAGTACTCTTCGAGCCAATAGCAACTCATATGGGAATAGTAATCCCAGAGAAAGAATTCATTAAAGAGCTAATGGAAATTTCTAAAAAATACGGAATTATAACTATAGCCGATGAAATAAAGACAGGAGGAAAACATTTCAAAGGAGCATCAGAATACTTGGGAATTAAGCCTGATATTATACTATATGGTAGATCTTTAGCAGGAAGTATTCCTATAGGCATAGTAGGAATAAATCATAAGGAAGAAGACTACGTAAAAGTAAGTCCTATTTCAATTAAAGCCTTAGGTATAACTCTTGATGAATTAAACGAAGAAAGCCTATATGAAATGATGAGACTTAATGATATCCTCATCAAAGCTTACAAGGATTTAGTAGGTGATAAAGCTTCAGTAGTAGGTTGGGGAATTAGTGGTACAATTTACTTCAGAGATGAACCTCCTAGGAAATATTCAGAATTCTTAGAAATTGATGTTAAAAAATGGAATAAATATTTTAAAGGAATGTTAAACGAAGGAATAATCCCAATGAGTAATTACGATTCACAGTGGACAATAAGCAAAGCACACACAGAAGAAGACATAATGAATCACTTAGAAAAAATGAAAAAAATAACAACAACAATAATAAAAAATTTCTTTTAG
- a CDS encoding DEAD/DEAH box helicase: MLSDFDEIVKTKLGYSLFPYQTHVSERMIKEIEEGKSNFIVVSMPTGSGKTVIELFMAYYLLKKGVKNVIMMEPTRLLCDQMYFNFWRKIFGEDVGMEYEGECTAFEEGKKIIVSTPFTAEKCAPETEAIIIDEVHHAFGDSRYESTLVSLDPKYLIGFTALLPSYKKYMVDPRLVEKLGKPKFLNYDFKALAEIDPTFNPPKAIADVFDSEMNKTEDSAYDTFFRGQVKGDKNTLKFLEMTLYSYGKEAFCESLGRMEGKIEENPQLDFLCESKELSHKARALRQILSIYKIEDFKPVLIFTSRKATAYEFEKTISDLDPGRIKVLTGDSSKFERQKLVKSAKRGDIDVIISTLVGEEGIDIPEAKLLVMTDVPQSPLRFYQRLGRLIRSKGDESTEDTLKYLVVALTPKTPEYDNLDDALRNLYLEGVDVSYIVEKKEGKGPVARVIDMVKKEGGGTSFSRLDSNVGNISSVEVLLSPKNAETQMGDYVDRAIKEGRIFYYYDVDKMADLASKLLLGSYCNLCFGEKCMKVCKDCIREVGKLLISKKGKVKIEKKGLLLHYMELVLPEKIDEVIGVMKKEKEEIESKIEYNSVSLSYMKRTNAYSITLNFNVSAEGMTVYPKLQLDYYNANEQEMKLAEINSKLIGYKAIYLFLQQLK; the protein is encoded by the coding sequence ATGCTTTCTGATTTTGATGAGATAGTAAAGACTAAGCTTGGCTATAGCTTATTTCCATACCAAACGCACGTAAGCGAAAGAATGATAAAAGAAATCGAGGAAGGAAAGAGTAACTTCATAGTTGTGTCAATGCCTACAGGGAGCGGTAAAACAGTGATTGAGTTATTCATGGCTTATTATTTACTTAAGAAAGGTGTAAAGAACGTAATTATGATGGAACCCACAAGGTTACTTTGCGACCAAATGTACTTCAACTTCTGGAGAAAGATCTTCGGAGAAGATGTAGGAATGGAATACGAAGGAGAATGCACTGCTTTTGAGGAAGGTAAAAAAATAATTGTGTCAACTCCATTTACTGCAGAAAAATGTGCTCCAGAAACTGAGGCAATAATAATAGATGAAGTTCACCACGCTTTCGGTGACAGCAGATATGAGTCAACCCTAGTTAGTTTGGACCCTAAGTATTTGATAGGATTCACCGCTTTATTACCTTCTTATAAAAAATACATGGTAGACCCCAGACTAGTTGAAAAGCTGGGAAAACCGAAATTCCTAAACTACGATTTTAAAGCATTAGCAGAAATAGATCCTACTTTTAACCCGCCTAAAGCAATTGCAGATGTTTTTGACTCTGAAATGAACAAAACTGAAGATTCCGCTTATGACACATTTTTCAGAGGACAAGTAAAAGGAGATAAGAACACTTTAAAATTCTTAGAAATGACTCTTTACAGTTACGGTAAAGAAGCTTTTTGCGAAAGCTTGGGAAGAATGGAAGGAAAGATTGAGGAAAATCCCCAATTAGACTTCTTATGTGAATCGAAGGAATTAAGCCATAAAGCAAGAGCTTTAAGACAGATTCTCTCCATTTACAAGATAGAAGATTTCAAGCCCGTATTGATATTTACAAGCAGAAAAGCAACTGCTTACGAATTTGAAAAGACGATCTCAGATTTAGACCCAGGTAGAATAAAAGTCCTCACAGGAGATTCCTCAAAATTTGAGAGGCAAAAATTAGTTAAAAGCGCAAAGAGGGGAGACATAGACGTAATTATCTCAACGTTAGTAGGAGAAGAAGGAATAGATATCCCTGAGGCAAAACTGTTAGTAATGACAGATGTGCCACAAAGTCCTCTTAGGTTTTACCAGCGTTTAGGAAGGTTAATAAGGAGCAAAGGCGATGAAAGCACGGAAGATACTTTAAAGTACTTAGTTGTAGCATTAACCCCTAAAACTCCAGAATATGATAATCTGGACGATGCATTAAGGAATTTATACCTTGAAGGAGTTGACGTAAGTTACATAGTGGAAAAGAAAGAGGGAAAAGGACCTGTTGCGAGAGTTATTGATATGGTAAAGAAGGAAGGAGGAGGAACATCGTTTTCCAGGCTCGACTCTAACGTAGGAAATATTTCCTCAGTAGAGGTGCTTCTTTCTCCGAAGAACGCAGAGACTCAGATGGGAGACTACGTAGATAGGGCAATAAAAGAAGGAAGGATATTTTACTATTATGATGTTGATAAAATGGCAGATTTAGCATCTAAACTCCTCTTAGGGAGTTACTGTAACTTATGCTTCGGAGAAAAGTGTATGAAAGTTTGTAAGGATTGCATAAGAGAAGTAGGTAAGCTATTAATTTCTAAGAAAGGTAAGGTTAAGATAGAGAAAAAAGGATTACTTTTGCATTACATGGAGTTAGTACTTCCAGAAAAAATTGATGAGGTTATTGGGGTAATGAAAAAGGAGAAGGAAGAGATCGAGAGCAAAATTGAATACAATTCTGTTTCACTCTCATATATGAAGAGAACGAATGCTTACTCAATAACTCTAAATTTTAACGTAAGCGCTGAAGGAATGACTGTTTACCCTAAATTACAGCTGGATTATTATAATGCAAACGAGCAGGAAATGAAATTAGCAGAAATTAACTCTAAGCTCATAGGATATAAGGCAATTTATCTATTTTTACAACAGTTAAAATAG
- a CDS encoding MFS transporter: MSKSFPSPFKPIDSLKLTFNHIKIWYTAGMGFFTDAYDLLIIGYILATIEDSYKYAGITMPGFTSYLVGSNSVFWNGLLASIALWAAIVGQLLFGFLGDYWGRKKVYGVEATLLSLGAFLSAFSPSLVWLIIFRFIMGVGIGGDYPISATIMSEYANVKDRGKLIGLVFSNQALGSLAAAAVGIISAVVLPPDIAWRVMAGIGAIPAATVIYLRRKVPETPRYSLLANGNAEEAKNAAHFLGGDIEAQQPVVAKRMSVSEILSKYGTLLIGTAIPWFILDIAFYGTGLYSSPVIAPIFGSPFPSGHTTLSLSAFQGDLAYALFLGAVPYLVGFPGYFTAVALLDKLGRKTIQIQGFVMMMVLYLAVAGVMVISSGKVTFLIPASAAFLLYSLSFFFIDFGPNTTTFVIPAEVYPVRFRTTGHGISAASGKLGAAITTYLFPSLLASLGIKNLLIMLAIVSIIGALLTFFFIPETKNKALEEVAKEELTTTTPTTNK; encoded by the coding sequence ATGAGTAAATCGTTCCCTTCACCGTTTAAGCCAATAGATTCCTTAAAGTTAACTTTCAACCACATAAAAATATGGTATACTGCAGGAATGGGATTCTTTACCGACGCCTACGATTTGTTGATAATAGGTTACATACTAGCTACTATAGAAGATTCATACAAATATGCAGGAATTACGATGCCAGGATTTACTTCATATTTAGTTGGTTCAAATAGCGTATTCTGGAACGGATTATTAGCTTCCATAGCGCTTTGGGCAGCTATTGTAGGTCAGTTACTTTTCGGCTTCTTAGGAGACTATTGGGGGAGAAAGAAAGTTTACGGTGTTGAAGCAACTCTACTTAGTTTAGGAGCATTTCTAAGCGCTTTTTCACCTAGCTTAGTATGGTTGATAATATTCAGGTTCATAATGGGTGTAGGAATTGGAGGAGATTATCCTATTTCAGCAACAATAATGAGTGAATACGCTAACGTTAAGGATAGAGGGAAATTAATAGGTTTAGTTTTCTCAAATCAAGCACTCGGATCATTGGCAGCAGCTGCAGTAGGAATAATTTCTGCAGTAGTACTACCTCCTGACATAGCTTGGAGAGTTATGGCGGGTATAGGAGCAATTCCTGCTGCAACAGTAATATACTTAAGAAGGAAAGTTCCAGAAACTCCAAGATATTCATTATTAGCAAATGGAAATGCTGAAGAGGCAAAGAATGCAGCCCACTTCTTAGGAGGAGATATTGAGGCACAACAACCAGTAGTGGCTAAGAGAATGAGCGTATCTGAGATTTTATCTAAATATGGGACTTTATTAATAGGTACTGCAATCCCATGGTTTATCCTAGATATAGCATTCTACGGGACAGGACTGTACTCCTCGCCTGTAATTGCACCAATATTCGGCTCGCCGTTCCCTAGCGGACACACAACTTTATCACTTTCAGCCTTCCAGGGAGATCTCGCTTATGCTTTGTTCTTAGGAGCAGTTCCTTATCTTGTAGGTTTTCCAGGATACTTTACAGCAGTAGCCTTACTTGATAAGTTAGGGAGGAAAACAATTCAAATCCAAGGATTTGTTATGATGATGGTTCTTTATCTTGCGGTAGCCGGAGTAATGGTTATCTCGAGCGGTAAGGTTACATTCTTAATACCTGCTAGTGCGGCATTCTTATTATACTCACTAAGCTTCTTCTTCATAGACTTTGGTCCAAATACTACAACTTTCGTAATTCCTGCGGAGGTTTATCCAGTAAGGTTTAGGACAACGGGTCACGGAATTTCTGCAGCTTCCGGGAAATTAGGAGCGGCAATAACTACCTATCTGTTCCCGTCACTTTTAGCGTCTTTGGGAATTAAGAATTTATTAATTATGCTTGCAATAGTTAGTATAATAGGAGCTTTACTTACCTTCTTCTTCATACCTGAAACTAAGAATAAAGCTTTAGAAGAAGTAGCAAAAGAGGAATTAACTACTACAACACCTACTACAAATAAATAA
- a CDS encoding STK_08120 family protein, with protein MKILEEFENKHEIYALSILSDPYFVFSAMLKATSVEKVENKYKVEIPIKGVFYIPFNLITYVTEYTSINSVNYVINVADFAEHRWGNIRFDVEDKKIKLDLDISLPLDFINSKILGKRIKEFEEKFNELIRIERIKRKI; from the coding sequence ATGAAAATACTAGAAGAGTTTGAGAACAAACATGAAATATATGCATTATCAATACTTTCCGATCCTTATTTTGTATTCTCAGCTATGTTGAAAGCAACTAGCGTCGAAAAGGTAGAGAATAAGTATAAGGTGGAAATTCCAATAAAAGGAGTATTTTATATACCATTCAATTTAATCACTTACGTGACTGAATATACTTCCATAAATTCTGTTAATTATGTTATTAACGTTGCAGATTTTGCCGAACATCGATGGGGAAATATAAGGTTTGACGTTGAAGACAAGAAAATTAAACTCGACCTGGATATTTCCTTGCCATTAGATTTTATTAACTCTAAAATTCTAGGAAAAAGAATCAAAGAATTTGAAGAAAAATTCAATGAACTAATAAGAATTGAAAGAATAAAAAGAAAAATTTAA
- a CDS encoding M20 family metallo-hydrolase, translated as MEQSENMTKVIDDQKDFIISLYKEFIPIRALGPENGGQGEYERAKKLKEIMEKYFDDVKEIDVKDDRVPSKIRPNLIGTIKGKDQSKTLWIIAHMDTVPEGDRTLWKSDPFSVTVEGDYIYGRGVEDDGQAIVLGVTLAKILKELKLTPKFNFSLLISADEETGSKYGVSYLAKNYSLFGNDDIVLIPDAGNSDGSMIEVAEKSILWLKFTVIGKQAHASTPEKGVNAHFLSMILGVTLYEELHEKYDAKSELFDPPTSTFEITKVEKNVENVNTIPGKHSFYMDCRILPQYDVDDVLNTVNEVVKRFEAENNCKVEVEIANREDTTRPTDENSDTVKMLKNAIKAVKGIDAKTIGIGGGTYAKYLRSLGLNPVVWMTCDETAHEPNEYVRISYILSDLKVVSNMLV; from the coding sequence ATGGAACAATCTGAAAACATGACCAAAGTGATTGATGATCAAAAGGATTTTATTATCTCACTTTATAAAGAATTTATTCCAATAAGAGCTTTGGGACCTGAAAACGGCGGTCAAGGAGAATACGAAAGAGCAAAGAAATTGAAGGAAATTATGGAAAAATACTTTGATGACGTTAAGGAAATTGATGTTAAAGACGATAGAGTTCCATCAAAGATTAGGCCTAACTTAATAGGTACAATAAAAGGTAAAGACCAGAGTAAGACTTTATGGATAATAGCACATATGGATACGGTTCCAGAAGGTGACAGGACTTTGTGGAAATCTGATCCGTTTAGCGTTACTGTGGAAGGAGATTACATTTACGGTAGAGGAGTTGAAGACGATGGTCAAGCTATAGTTCTAGGTGTTACATTAGCTAAAATTCTAAAGGAATTAAAGCTAACACCTAAGTTTAATTTTTCCTTATTAATTTCGGCAGATGAAGAGACCGGAAGTAAATACGGAGTTTCTTATCTTGCAAAGAATTATTCGTTATTTGGCAATGATGATATAGTACTAATTCCAGACGCAGGGAACTCAGATGGCTCAATGATAGAGGTTGCCGAGAAAAGTATCCTTTGGTTGAAATTTACCGTAATAGGAAAGCAAGCCCACGCTAGCACTCCAGAAAAAGGAGTTAATGCTCACTTCCTCTCCATGATATTAGGTGTTACTCTTTATGAAGAGCTACACGAAAAATATGATGCTAAAAGCGAGCTCTTTGACCCTCCTACATCAACTTTTGAAATTACAAAGGTTGAGAAGAACGTGGAAAACGTTAACACTATTCCTGGAAAGCACAGTTTTTACATGGACTGTAGAATTCTTCCCCAATACGACGTAGACGATGTATTAAATACAGTCAATGAAGTCGTAAAGAGGTTCGAGGCTGAAAATAATTGTAAAGTTGAAGTGGAAATTGCAAATAGGGAAGATACAACAAGACCCACTGACGAGAATTCCGATACTGTAAAGATGCTTAAGAACGCTATAAAGGCAGTAAAAGGAATTGATGCGAAGACTATAGGTATAGGAGGAGGAACTTATGCCAAATACTTAAGGTCTTTAGGGCTGAACCCTGTAGTTTGGATGACATGTGATGAGACAGCGCACGAGCCTAATGAATATGTTAGAATTAGTTATATATTATCTGACCTAAAGGTAGTTTCAAATATGCTAGTGTAA
- a CDS encoding APC family permease produces MAKEVFLRQSSGLVRDVSPWSSMLANWALVTGGTPLLIISWLWLAPGANWTLAYLITLVPTLGMAFLYYVAASSMPRAGADYVFNSRAIHPAVGFANYWGLFIAFVLSQGFYSYLGASWIGYLFTGLGLYYHSSYLLSIGSFFTSKIGKIAWGLLVGTLITSLIAFSTRFHWRFILITGIISVVANIIMFIALLQINPSAFSNVLSSFSGITNATQNVISYAKSNGLSFYPAIYATLLASPAVWYYYSWYNVPASWSGEMKKVRINVFLSIVVAIILSAIYYILFTQINLSSFGSRFLDSYSYLYYKKCCCGLSIANPLICKLSNIGNFTPFFALLMLGNPILYIIMFIAIWLPNYYSGPPLVVGLSRYLFSWSFDRIMPSWMADVDERFNAPVKSIILITILSALGVIMYAYLPILSLVDVTVAFEISYAIFALSVALMPFIKKQLFNNAVIVRKRILGIPAISLIGFSTFGFLVYITYITWGNPVLLPVNMPTILSLILMYGSGFAIYYIAKIINSKKGVDVGLVFKEIPPE; encoded by the coding sequence ATGGCAAAGGAAGTATTTTTACGTCAATCTTCCGGCCTGGTAAGAGATGTAAGTCCATGGTCGTCAATGCTAGCAAATTGGGCTCTAGTAACTGGAGGTACTCCTCTCCTAATAATATCATGGTTATGGCTGGCACCAGGAGCTAACTGGACTTTAGCTTACTTAATTACTTTAGTTCCAACACTAGGAATGGCTTTCTTATACTACGTTGCAGCATCTTCAATGCCTAGAGCCGGAGCTGATTACGTATTTAACAGTAGGGCAATACATCCTGCAGTAGGTTTCGCAAATTATTGGGGTCTATTCATAGCTTTTGTGCTTTCTCAAGGGTTTTACAGTTATTTAGGCGCAAGCTGGATAGGCTATTTATTTACGGGATTAGGACTTTATTACCATTCCTCTTACTTACTCTCAATAGGTTCATTTTTCACTTCTAAAATAGGAAAAATAGCCTGGGGTCTCCTTGTAGGCACGTTAATAACTTCCTTGATTGCCTTTTCTACAAGATTCCACTGGAGATTTATCCTTATAACGGGCATAATCAGCGTAGTTGCAAACATTATAATGTTTATTGCACTGCTGCAAATAAATCCATCCGCTTTTTCCAATGTTTTATCCTCATTTAGCGGAATTACTAACGCTACTCAAAACGTTATATCTTACGCAAAAAGCAACGGACTTAGCTTTTATCCAGCAATTTATGCAACATTACTAGCTTCTCCTGCAGTGTGGTATTATTACAGCTGGTATAACGTTCCCGCCTCATGGTCTGGAGAAATGAAGAAGGTCAGAATTAACGTATTTCTCTCCATTGTAGTAGCTATCATACTTTCAGCAATTTATTACATCCTGTTCACACAAATAAACTTAAGCTCTTTCGGCTCAAGATTTCTTGATTCATACTCTTACCTTTATTATAAGAAGTGTTGTTGCGGGCTGAGTATTGCAAATCCGCTGATTTGCAAATTATCAAATATAGGAAATTTCACTCCTTTCTTTGCACTTCTTATGCTAGGTAACCCGATCCTTTACATTATAATGTTCATAGCAATTTGGTTACCTAATTATTATAGCGGACCGCCTCTAGTCGTAGGTCTCTCCAGGTATTTATTTTCCTGGTCTTTTGATAGGATAATGCCTTCTTGGATGGCAGACGTTGATGAGAGGTTTAACGCTCCTGTAAAGTCTATCATCCTAATAACAATACTTTCCGCATTAGGAGTTATAATGTACGCTTATCTACCCATCTTATCATTAGTAGACGTTACCGTAGCATTCGAGATAAGTTATGCTATATTCGCTTTATCAGTAGCTTTAATGCCTTTCATTAAAAAGCAGCTTTTCAATAACGCAGTAATAGTTAGAAAGAGAATTTTAGGAATCCCAGCAATAAGTTTGATAGGATTTTCAACTTTCGGCTTCTTAGTTTACATAACTTACATCACATGGGGAAACCCAGTGCTTTTGCCCGTCAATATGCCCACAATATTATCCTTAATACTAATGTACGGCTCAGGTTTTGCAATTTATTATATTGCTAAAATAATAAACTCGAAAAAAGGCGTTGATGTGGGATTAGTATTTAAGGAAATACCGCCGGAATAA
- a CDS encoding 50S ribosomal protein L13e — protein MSPSPIIKRPNYSFELANGRKTTREGKGFSVGELKAVNLTPGKARKLGLRVDKRRKSVHQENVDSLKKYLESIEEEKKNSQPKA, from the coding sequence ATGTCTCCATCTCCTATCATAAAGAGACCTAATTATTCTTTCGAACTCGCTAACGGGAGAAAAACTACTAGAGAAGGAAAGGGATTCAGCGTAGGAGAACTTAAGGCTGTAAATTTAACTCCAGGAAAAGCTAGAAAGCTAGGATTGAGAGTTGATAAGAGAAGGAAATCAGTTCACCAAGAAAATGTAGACTCTCTGAAAAAGTATTTAGAAAGTATAGAAGAAGAGAAGAAGAACTCTCAGCCTAAAGCATAA
- a CDS encoding nucleotidyltransferase domain-containing protein encodes MSSWVKFRFSHLRRWREYAEEVAKAVHDIEPNAEVYIIGGVAEDRITVLSDIDILIVVKRKLTGKERRDLSKSILIRAMDFYDLPFDAPVELHVEDEESARRFLTLSRKAIKID; translated from the coding sequence ATGTCAAGTTGGGTTAAGTTTAGGTTTTCCCACTTAAGGAGATGGAGAGAATACGCAGAGGAAGTTGCTAAAGCAGTTCACGATATAGAACCTAACGCAGAAGTTTACATAATAGGTGGAGTTGCAGAAGATAGAATAACTGTACTTAGTGATATAGATATCCTCATCGTCGTAAAGAGGAAATTAACTGGAAAGGAAAGAAGAGATCTTTCTAAGAGCATTTTAATAAGAGCAATGGATTTTTACGACTTACCTTTTGATGCTCCGGTAGAGTTACACGTAGAAGATGAGGAATCCGCTAGAAGATTTTTAACTCTATCAAGGAAAGCAATTAAAATAGATTAG